A single region of the Vibrio cyclitrophicus genome encodes:
- the rarD gene encoding EamA family transporter RarD, with translation MTQDDQQRTRQGILLAVAAYTMWGIAPIYFKSLSEVSPFEILSHRVVWSFFLLAFLLHMSRGWRKVRDTLTSKPKMLYLVATSILVGANWLIFIWAVNSNHMLDASLGYYINPLINVLLGMFFLGERLRKLQWFAVSLAAIGVIIQLIAFGSVPIVAIALAFSFGFYGLLRKKVSLEAQTGLFIETLVMLPIAATYLLFIADSATSDFLMNPMQLNLLLVAAGVITTVPLLCFTGAATRLKLSTLGFFQYIGPSLMFLLAVLIYGEAFTSDKAITFAFIWGALVVFSFDGLRNNKKNKRAKQ, from the coding sequence ATGACACAAGACGACCAACAACGTACGCGACAGGGAATTTTGCTTGCCGTTGCCGCTTACACCATGTGGGGAATCGCTCCCATATATTTCAAATCTTTAAGCGAAGTATCCCCATTTGAGATTCTTAGCCACCGTGTAGTATGGTCTTTTTTCCTACTCGCTTTTCTACTGCACATGAGTCGTGGCTGGCGTAAGGTTCGAGACACCCTCACCTCTAAACCAAAAATGCTCTATTTAGTCGCCACTTCGATTTTAGTGGGCGCCAACTGGCTTATTTTCATTTGGGCGGTGAACTCCAACCACATGCTCGATGCCAGCTTAGGCTATTACATCAACCCGCTGATTAACGTGTTACTCGGAATGTTCTTCCTTGGCGAACGCTTACGCAAGCTTCAATGGTTTGCCGTTAGTCTTGCTGCGATTGGCGTGATAATTCAATTGATCGCGTTTGGCTCTGTGCCGATCGTTGCCATTGCCCTAGCCTTCAGCTTTGGTTTCTATGGCTTGTTACGCAAAAAGGTTAGCTTGGAAGCTCAAACTGGCTTATTTATTGAGACACTGGTGATGCTGCCTATCGCTGCAACGTACTTGTTGTTTATCGCAGACAGCGCAACGTCAGATTTCTTGATGAACCCGATGCAGCTCAATCTATTACTGGTTGCAGCAGGTGTGATCACCACTGTTCCATTGCTTTGTTTTACTGGCGCAGCAACTCGCTTGAAGCTATCTACACTCGGCTTCTTCCAGTACATCGGTCCAAGCTTGATGTTCTTGCTCGCGGTTCTTATTTACGGCGAAGCGTTTACCAGCGACAAAGCGATTACCTTCGCCTTTATCTGGGGTGCCTTGGTGGTATTTAGCTTTGACGGCCTTCGTAACAACAAAAAGAACAAACGAGCGAAACAGTAA
- a CDS encoding AraC family transcriptional regulator, with protein sequence MDKVHYYSTPSQDISLIQAQYQEFAFQRHYHLDFHIGLITQGQQKFVYKGTSYHAGAGQVVMMPPDELHDGHSKLESGYQVSVFAVSPQWLGDLADHRENGRALSFSELILSDQATFLQLCNLHGLLINPNISQLAQDCLPFEGFSTIVDRYAQFGSKTEVQLGTQSMYTLKDYLMANLDQPVRLEQLSELCDLTTTQFQRHFKNKMGITPYAWLSRLRMEQGMRLIKSGIGGTEVAHQVGFYDQAHFSKAFKTAFGVSPSKIN encoded by the coding sequence ATGGATAAAGTCCACTACTACTCTACACCTAGCCAAGATATCAGCCTGATCCAAGCTCAATACCAAGAGTTTGCCTTTCAGCGCCACTATCATTTGGACTTTCACATCGGCCTAATCACTCAGGGTCAGCAAAAGTTTGTCTATAAAGGGACAAGCTACCACGCTGGCGCAGGACAAGTAGTGATGATGCCACCTGATGAGTTGCATGATGGTCACTCAAAGCTAGAATCTGGCTACCAAGTCAGTGTCTTTGCTGTCTCCCCACAATGGTTGGGCGATCTTGCCGATCACAGAGAAAATGGTCGCGCTTTAAGCTTTTCTGAATTGATCCTCTCCGATCAAGCGACTTTTTTACAATTGTGTAACCTTCACGGGCTACTTATCAACCCAAACATCAGTCAACTTGCTCAAGATTGCCTACCATTCGAAGGTTTTTCGACGATTGTTGATCGTTACGCGCAATTTGGATCGAAAACAGAGGTGCAGCTTGGTACCCAATCGATGTACACGCTCAAAGACTATTTGATGGCAAACCTCGACCAACCGGTACGACTCGAACAGCTGTCTGAACTGTGCGATCTCACCACCACTCAGTTTCAACGCCACTTTAAGAACAAGATGGGCATTACGCCTTATGCTTGGTTGAGTCGTTTACGAATGGAGCAAGGTATGCGACTGATTAAGTCAGGCATTGGCGGCACAGAGGTAGCTCATCAAGTTGGGTTTTACGATCAAGCCCATTTTTCGAAGGCATTTAAGACCGCATTTGGCGTTTCTCCCTCGAAAATTAACTAG
- a CDS encoding LysE family translocator has product MNEVTILVTLASIHFIALMSPGPDFALVVQNATRHGRQTGLYIALGLSCGILLHSLLSLTGISYLVHQQPTLFAIMQLAGGSYLLYLGFGALKATWQIIQHHDDDSEVVNSKDLILTNKRDAFSKGFMTNILNPKALVFFVSLMSSLVPADMSLSGKGFALIILFGLSLFWFSLLAWMLSTKALQKKLHEATVYIDALCGAVFTIIGLSILWQSLSGLIA; this is encoded by the coding sequence ATGAATGAAGTCACCATCTTAGTCACCCTTGCCTCTATCCACTTTATCGCCTTGATGAGCCCAGGCCCTGACTTTGCGCTCGTCGTACAAAATGCAACACGTCACGGACGCCAGACCGGCTTGTATATTGCGCTTGGTTTATCTTGCGGGATCTTGCTGCACTCACTACTCAGCTTGACGGGCATCAGTTACCTCGTCCACCAGCAACCGACTCTATTTGCGATCATGCAGCTGGCAGGCGGCAGCTACTTGTTGTACCTCGGTTTTGGTGCATTAAAAGCCACGTGGCAGATCATCCAACATCATGACGATGACTCAGAGGTCGTTAATTCAAAGGATCTGATTCTCACCAACAAACGGGATGCATTTTCTAAAGGGTTTATGACCAATATTCTCAACCCTAAGGCTTTGGTGTTCTTTGTTAGTTTAATGTCGAGCTTAGTCCCTGCTGATATGTCGCTTTCAGGTAAAGGCTTTGCCCTAATCATTCTATTTGGCCTATCACTCTTTTGGTTCTCACTGTTGGCGTGGATGCTTTCAACCAAAGCACTGCAGAAAAAGCTGCATGAAGCGACCGTTTATATCGATGCTTTGTGTGGCGCGGTCTTCACCATTATCGGCTTAAGTATTCTTTGGCAGTCGCTGTCTGGTTTAATCGCTTAA
- the ggt gene encoding gamma-glutamyltransferase: MQWKTKLTTLATSTLLFASHVSWANQAADSVAPEQSSGLETKQLVKANDWMVTAANPLATQAGADVLARGGNAIDAMVAVQLMLGLVEPQSSGIGGGAFLVYFDGKDKQLKTYDGRETAPLDATPRLFQDENGQPLKFYDAVVGGRSVATPGTVQLLWDTHQKYGKLEWASLIKPIAQLAEKGFTISPRLATLIENDQERLSRFATTKAYFFNADGSPKTAGTQLKNPEYAATLNAISKNGAKAFYQGEISADIINTVQTAKGNPGVLAQKDFDAYSIKQREPVCSAYESYQVCGMGPPSSGALTVGQILAMTEQFDLKSWGPNDAKSWQVLADASRLAFADRGMYMADQDYVPMPTQGLVNTDYLQERAQLITAGKALENAPSGTPPWDHAMLRSQDVSIELPSTSHFNIVDSDGNVVSMTTTIENAFGSRLMVRGFLLNNELTDFSFKTHNDGKPIANRLEPGKRPRSSMAPTIIMQDDKPYMAIGSPGGSRIIGYVAQAIIAHTQWDMDIQQAINQPHFLNRFGTLDLEKGTSAENFKPELEKMGFEVNVRDLNSGLHAIRITKDGLEGAADPRREGAAIGQ, from the coding sequence ATGCAGTGGAAAACAAAACTAACAACCCTCGCCACTTCTACCCTACTTTTTGCCTCTCACGTCAGTTGGGCAAATCAAGCTGCCGATTCCGTCGCACCCGAACAAAGTAGTGGTTTAGAAACCAAACAACTCGTTAAAGCCAATGATTGGATGGTCACCGCAGCCAACCCATTAGCAACACAAGCTGGTGCTGATGTGCTTGCTCGTGGTGGTAACGCCATTGATGCCATGGTTGCCGTGCAGCTTATGCTTGGCTTAGTTGAGCCTCAATCATCAGGTATTGGTGGTGGTGCGTTCCTTGTTTATTTTGATGGCAAGGACAAGCAACTAAAAACCTACGATGGTCGTGAAACTGCACCACTTGATGCCACACCACGTCTGTTCCAAGACGAAAACGGCCAACCGCTTAAGTTTTATGATGCCGTTGTTGGCGGTCGCTCCGTTGCGACACCGGGCACCGTGCAATTACTATGGGATACTCACCAGAAATACGGCAAGTTAGAGTGGGCATCACTGATTAAACCCATTGCTCAACTGGCTGAGAAAGGTTTTACCATCAGCCCACGTTTAGCCACCTTGATCGAAAACGACCAAGAACGCCTAAGCCGCTTTGCCACTACCAAAGCCTATTTCTTCAATGCCGATGGCAGCCCGAAAACCGCGGGTACGCAACTTAAGAACCCAGAATACGCGGCAACGTTAAATGCTATCTCGAAGAACGGTGCTAAGGCCTTCTATCAGGGTGAAATTTCTGCCGACATCATTAATACAGTGCAAACTGCTAAAGGTAACCCTGGCGTATTGGCGCAGAAAGATTTCGACGCGTATTCAATTAAGCAACGTGAGCCAGTTTGTTCTGCTTATGAAAGCTATCAAGTATGTGGAATGGGACCACCAAGTTCAGGTGCATTGACCGTTGGGCAAATATTAGCGATGACCGAGCAGTTTGACCTCAAATCATGGGGACCAAACGACGCGAAATCTTGGCAAGTGTTAGCAGACGCTTCTCGCTTAGCCTTTGCAGACCGTGGTATGTACATGGCAGACCAAGATTACGTGCCAATGCCGACCCAAGGGTTAGTGAATACTGACTATTTGCAGGAACGTGCTCAGCTAATTACCGCAGGCAAGGCACTAGAAAACGCGCCATCGGGCACCCCACCGTGGGATCATGCCATGCTACGCAGTCAAGATGTGTCTATTGAACTGCCTTCCACCAGCCACTTCAATATTGTCGATAGCGATGGCAATGTCGTATCGATGACCACCACCATTGAGAACGCATTTGGCTCACGCCTGATGGTGAGAGGCTTCCTGCTCAACAACGAACTGACCGACTTCTCATTCAAGACTCATAACGATGGCAAGCCTATCGCGAACCGACTTGAACCGGGTAAGCGCCCACGTTCTTCAATGGCACCGACCATCATCATGCAAGACGACAAACCTTACATGGCGATCGGTTCTCCGGGCGGCAGTCGTATCATAGGTTATGTGGCACAAGCCATTATTGCCCACACCCAATGGGACATGGATATCCAACAAGCTATCAACCAACCACACTTCCTAAACCGTTTCGGAACCTTAGATTTGGAAAAAGGAACATCGGCGGAAAACTTCAAACCTGAGCTAGAAAAGATGGGATTTGAGGTCAACGTTCGCGATCTTAACTCGGGTTTACACGCTATTCGCATCACAAAAGATGGTCTAGAAGGTGCTGCAGACCCTCGTCGTGAAGGTGCCGCTATCGGCCAATAA
- the tpx gene encoding thiol peroxidase → MSHVTFKGAAVPLTGTFPQTGEQAPSFALTAGDLSELTLASLAGKKVVLNIFPSIDTATCATSVRTFNAKAAELENTVVVCISADLPFAAGRFCELEGIEGVQHASTFRSPTFASDYGVAIAEGPLASLTTRAVVVVDEKGVVTHSELVAEITEEPNYEAALAAL, encoded by the coding sequence ATGTCACACGTTACCTTCAAAGGCGCTGCTGTACCGCTAACTGGCACATTCCCACAAACCGGCGAGCAGGCTCCAAGCTTTGCACTGACTGCAGGCGATCTTTCTGAACTGACTCTTGCTTCTCTTGCTGGCAAGAAAGTCGTTCTAAACATCTTCCCAAGCATCGACACAGCAACTTGTGCAACGAGCGTACGTACGTTCAACGCAAAAGCGGCAGAGCTTGAGAACACGGTTGTTGTTTGTATTTCTGCTGACCTACCATTTGCTGCAGGTCGCTTCTGCGAACTAGAAGGCATTGAAGGCGTTCAACACGCTTCAACTTTCCGTTCTCCTACATTCGCATCAGACTACGGCGTAGCGATTGCTGAAGGTCCACTAGCAAGCCTAACAACACGTGCCGTTGTCGTTGTTGATGAAAAAGGTGTGGTAACACACAGCGAGTTGGTTGCAGAGATCACTGAAGAGCCAAACTACGAAGCGGCACTTGCAGCACTGTAA